Genomic DNA from Dioscorea cayenensis subsp. rotundata cultivar TDr96_F1 chromosome 1, TDr96_F1_v2_PseudoChromosome.rev07_lg8_w22 25.fasta, whole genome shotgun sequence:
ATGATACTTTCCCCTGATAATTTCTTCTCATCTGACAGCAACTCTCTAGTTTTATATTTAGAAGTTGATTGCTCTAAGAgcaagaaaattaatttcaCTCTATTGTCAACTGCTGTAGAAAATTCCTTCCGAGCACTTCTTTTAGTCCTATGTTCAGTTCTCTTCTCGATGTTATTATAATTGAGGAAAAATTTCTGTACTTTTGACTTCAAGTTGTCCATTCACTGCATCTGTACTGATGGCAAATGCAGGTACTAGAAGAAACAGGTTTTGATGTTTCTAGACTTCTTAACATGGATGACTTTCTTGAGGTTGTAATTGGACAACAAAGAGTTCGACTGTACATAATCGCTGGGGTGAAGGAAGACACTGCATTTGCACCTCtaaccaaaaaagaaataagtgTATACTATCTTATCAACTTTCtagttttttattcttgtttttcaattgtcTGCTTCAGTCTTAGTGCTCTTGAGCTCGTCTGTTAAATAATagttttgttaattattgaaaattgcTGAAGTTTGCACTCATTATATTTAGGAAATAATGTTTTAATATCCTTAAGATTTTGTGTGGAACAGTTCTTTTGTGGACTGGGTTCTTCTGGATATTTGACAGATTTTCCGAGCATGAGGACAACTGTAAATTATTTATGATTCTAACCCCCTCTGTTCATACATTATTTGGGAGTTAGGAGTCAATGTGGGGAGCATTTCAGGGGCTGGGCTGcaaaattgtttcttaatcgtTGTTGGTCAGCAAACATATTGTAAAGTTTCATCATGTTATTAAAGTTATAGAGAAAATTTTGTAGTTCCCTTCATGTACTTGCTCGAGCTTCTCATTTACATGCAAGAATAAAGAATTATTTGTCCTTAATTGCATAGAGGCGAAATTAAACATTATCATTTCTTCCAGGAAATCTCGTGGCACCGGCTTGATGAACTTCTGCCGGCAGGTGATGAAGCAATATCACGCGGAACAAATGGTTTGAAGCTTTACATGGTTGCACCCTTCCTAATGTCAGTATCTGCCTGATTTTGTTGTATGTAGAAATGTTTGTTTGCATTGTCATGTTTCCATTCCTCTGGCCAATTGCAGATCTCTTAAAGCGTGGATTTTGGCACACCCTCCTCCTGCTAGTCCGAAACAGGATTCATCAGCTAAGGGTATGCTCTTTTATCTCACTCCTATGAAGAAGTCTACTTTCTTAATCGTGCATGAAAGCCTTGGAATTTTGTAGACAGATCTATGTATGTTGTCATGTTCAATGCTGACAGTGTGAGAATGGAAAATGGGTCATCAATCATTTTCTTATGGAAATAATAGGTTGATTAGTAGTTATTTTCTATCACATTTCTGATGCTTATATGTTTTGAATATGACAAGGTACATGCGTGTGGAAAGCCAAACCCACTTCTGCAGGGGGAACAAGCATAGAAAACTCATTAGTCCGAGCTGCAACAGGAACCGGAGTGGAACCTCAGATTGCTGATACAGCACCGGGGAAAAGTTTTAGAAATTTCAGATTTGACACCACCAGCATCATTCAGGCGATGGAAGCTGTTTTTTCTGCAAACTAAATTCCCCAAGTGCAAGCTGCACAGGATGCCAAGATGGCATGTACATTGGTCCAGCCTCTGCACTAGTTTTAACTAGTAAATTCAGGTGTTAATTTGGAAGTTTAAATTTCTGAGACTTTATAAAAACAGTTGAGTGGATGAACCATTACAAATGTAAACCAAACGCACTTGACTATTTTACTGATGACGCTTGCCTGCAAAAAATGTGCAGTGTGTATAGCCCATAATGTTTGCTAAGCGCAATAAACCATTTAAACATAAGACCTCAAGTCTTTCAGCCTATGTTTTCAGGTTTGGATTGAATAAAGTCCAAATAATAAGTTTGATGGTTTGCATCTAAGAAAGATCACGTTGTAACATCAACATGAATGACACCTTCTCAGCAAAATGGTCATTGTTGCAACTTGCTGTTCAATTCATCCAAGAAACAGGCACGGACAATATTATTTTTCGCTGCATGTCATGAACTACTATATACTATAGAGGATGGAgaacaataaatacaattacTGATCATTAATAGCTAAATGACttcatttatgtttatttattcccTTCCAAGTAAATTACACACTATTATGGGAATGGAATACAATTCCATGTGAacaattttgtttatgtttttatatccAAAGCTAACCTAATCCCCTTTGATTGCAACTCTGTTACTCATCAGCCGGTGGATCCACCCAACGTCCATTGTCTTTTATCAGTTGGATCAGTGCGTCTGGTGCTTGCTCCATTGCTATGCCTCTCTTAACCACAGTCTGTCACATAAAAAAGAGTACAAGCCACATGACAATACAAAACAAGTAgccaaacaagaaaataataccACATAACATAGATTTTCAGAGTGATGTgaattaagagaagaaaactatAGATCATCACAATTTCGAGAGAGACTAACAGACAGACAAGGAATGCGTTGTGAATTTTAGTTATTCGGAAGAATGACTATAAATCAATGGCTATGGCAGTACGTCAAACATTTTGGCTGCAATCTGGTGGATGTAAATTGATAGCTTGTAACTAGAACAATATCCATCAATAATAACATGCACCCAATGTTCATATCCGGCTATAGCAGAATCACAACTCAGTCAAATGATTTTTTCCGCATTGCTGTTGAGGTTGAAATGTGCAGGATAATGTTATTTCCAGAAATTAACCAGAACCCAAATGTGTTAGTTTTTATGGTGCCTTCAGCTATTATAATATTTCCTATCATAAGAAATACCTTGAGCTTTTTTTCGATATGAAAGAATACCGAAATCATTTGCTTTGAAATTGAGCAAATAAATACCCTCCAGAGTATCTTTGGCATACCTTTCCCACATAGAGGTCAATTTTTCCAGGGGTACCACCAACATACCCGAAATCTGCATCAGCCATTTCTCCTGGCCCATTCACAATGCAGCCCATGATTGCAATCTGCGACAAGAAGCATCAAAGAGTGATCATTTTTCTATAAACAATAACTGAATTGTGTAAAATTTGGTTCTGAAGATGTGATAAAGACATACTGAAACGCCAGGCAAATGGGATGTCTTTTCCCTTATCTGAGCACTAACTTCTTGAAGATCAAATAGTGTACGGCCACAAGAAGGGCATGAGACATATTCCTAAATCAGATTCATAGCACAAATAAATCAAAGACAATCAGAATACAAACTAGTGACATGATTATTCTTgttagaaggaaaaaaaatggtaGCAATCATAGCAACAGACCGTTTTGGTATTTCGCATCCTACAACCCTGCAGTAAGTTAAAAGATGTGCTcctcaaaaaatcaaaatcctgGTCAGGTGCCTCAAGTAGTACACCATCCCCAAGACCATCAACAAGAAGAGCACCAGCATTGCTCCCGGCACCAATTACTAGATCATCCCTGCATGCAAGAAAGGACATTTGCCTATGAACATTTGCATATTGATATTGATACAAGAATCCATCAAAATTAACTAACTACCTGTGAGTCCCGGTAGGAAATTGTAGATGGTGAATTACAGGGACATTCAGATTATTGTCTTGTAAATACTCAAACAACCTGCGGTAATGGAGAAGTTAGATATGATGGAGAAAGTTTAATGTCTGCTTGTGCAGGAGTAACAAAGCCTCCACTAGTAAAACCAAacagtaataaaaaataaatcagcaACTAAATAAGCTGACCAGGCATCAATAAATCCAAACTCATCAAGATTATTTACCTCCGTCCAGCATGAACTCTGCCGATTTTTTCTTCGCTATATGGTGGATTATGTAGCAACATTGTCATATCAACATCTTTAAGGATGTCGAGTTCCTCATAGGGTTCATCACCACGAACAGTCACAGCTAACCGAGTACCTAAAATAAAATGGGCATAGACCAATGAGAAGAAAACTACCCAAATACTGTGTGATCATGAGTCGTGAGTCATGCAAGCATCAAAAGGCTAACCTTCTGGCAGAAGCTTATGGGCACCAGATGAAAGTTCCTTTAGATTTATAAGGGCAATAGCATGGGGCAATGGTTTTGTTAACTGTTCTGATAAAGGAGTCAAAATTCCCATGCTTATGTCAACCAATCTTTTGAGAGCCAACCTCTGATAGACAAAAAGAAATATCATTCAGATACAAgtcttttcaataatttttttaatgactaGCCAAAAATGCTTAGaagtaacacacacacacagagtgagtgagaaaacaaaaacaaaaataaataaataaacagaagACATTAAACAACAATGACACTCAAAACCCTGGAGATGTCGGAAAATTTTTTGCCACTTTATTACTTAAGGTAATAAAAAGGTACAGAAGTGTTGAATGCTTACAGAATCAATGTCTTCAGTTGAAGGAAGCTCTCTCAGAAGAATAGAATCAACTGTTGCAAGGTCCTGGAGTTCATGCAATACGTCAAAACAACAGTTTTGGCTTCTACCATATAATCCACCAATATGGTCATTCATATTTGGAAATTATGTTATTATCAAAACTCAGAAAGTTAACCTTGAATGGCATGCCGACAACAAGTTTTGTGGCAAGAGACCTGTAGAGAAGCTCTGGTGTCTGATAGAATGGACCAAACAGAAAAAGTCAGTAAGACAGATAGGAAGCTAATAATAGAGGGAAGGCAGCAACATTCTGAGTACTAATATAACATTATAACATGGAAACACAGCTATTATTCTTAAGTTTTAGACATATTGCTGGATAGACTGCAGAAAATAAATTTCAGGGTTAAAGAATGCAGGCAAAAACTAAATTCTAAAAGTGATGTTAAAGATGAATAACCAAAAATCTCTACATAAAACAATCAATTTCAAGATGATCAGGATGACGAGGTGATGAGCCAAATCCTGTTGTGACTGAACTTTATTCTTGCAAACATATATCAATAAACAAGTTGCATACTTCAAAACTAAATACTATTGTAATGCATTAGTTTTTTCATGTTAGACACTACTTAAGTAAAATAGCATTAGACAAAAGGAAACCTACCTTCAACTGATCCAAGGACACGGACATAAGAACGGAACCATCACGATGTAGGACACCACGGTAGTCCACCTCCTCTCCCTAATTCAGAGAAAACAAAATCCATCAATCAGCAAGTTGAACCACATTTTGTCCTCATTAAGGGAAAAGGTTAAAAAAACTTACCTCCTTCTGCATTGGCAATTGAACTGTTCTACGCTGGAAATCAAAATAATGCCTATGCTTTTCTTCGAAAGGCACCTATtggaaaaatatttacaaataacaatataaaattataaactgAATTTGTTGCCAACAGTGTTTTTGCAGCAGGATA
This window encodes:
- the LOC120265772 gene encoding mRNA-decapping enzyme subunit 2, giving the protein MMAAGGLHRSSSTPMRNSLPPQELLDDLCSRFVLNVPKEDLESFERILFLLEQAHWFYEDNSVEQNPSLKSLSFKEFTSLMFNSCAALRPYIAHIDDIYKDFTSYKFRVPVTGAIILDESYERCLLVKGWKAGSSWSFPRGKKSKDEEDHTCAVREVLEETGFDVSRLLNMDDFLEVVIGQQRVRLYIIAGVKEDTAFAPLTKKEISEISWHRLDELLPAGDEAISRGTNGLKLYMVAPFLISLKAWILAHPPPASPKQDSSAKGTCVWKAKPTSAGGTSIENSLVRAATGTGVEPQIADTAPGKSFRNFRFDTTSIIQAMEAVFSAN